One window from the genome of Perca flavescens isolate YP-PL-M2 chromosome 17, PFLA_1.0, whole genome shotgun sequence encodes:
- the mymx gene encoding uncharacterized protein mymx isoform X1: MSESIVRKVQPFTIGTRLSAPAVPKCQEFTQSYLQSQSLDNCTLQHNLNSLYLSRSQVCTHSPCLVSPAVKQVTPVKHNQEDMAAEDHLNQNVASASAVSRSIKKITISGNKGRSENKVSVGPAQLSITGSTSENNNNNNNVTSTSADPHLPRIVGVSCENKSSSHFKVLLRRDSSDELQATQAQTRLQLNVLEKSVQQISAPETLKKEPQRKESHPHTQNEASAAVTSQSDCFTQRNSLFNKEVLQAEAWIKGKLQDLKDGCNIQRCPLQDWEEASQTLQRDLKDFENTLIQLNQMGEQLICKLNPTSDLVKKQLSQLRDQWQTLKQTAANQTRALGGAKNLQEFNKKVDKLEAWIKEKQEEEQSLVNVLGGNVDKMQLTRRILDLKQDEQLYRNLHEEINHLALKLEKQGKTDGKNISSKRKHINKMWLKVQSHLKNYHENLQLALEVSSFYQQADNTLFAINNMRKSISAAKELDSFGDREIRDIASQIMMLDVSLSQVSNLHPALAAGVTQKQSEVKDCWALLQKVFRSDRTTLSPTGPAFTREDADPLTPAREPQCNVGTEMQRIMGKEVKEEQNRLKGCVSTVECGIGRKTPSNQSQEQPSVNHTSSPTGDSPACANDVIVRHQLKGESRKPRAEPRLATAPRDHPQLHTQLQKFTVSADKTLSWLKDNVSMATQVCSIASFEGLESAKRCQHALEQEILTNRARIEVVKREGRGLVRAQHPGCAKIEEFLGQLEVLWEELRRRHQRNAVFLKASEELGFRVVKVLQALGSLEAWLESVELSMKESALAGDPETMSMAERESCLLEKAMAARSLELGALRQEVERLHSHSHPHTRGLPARMEDVERKYHRVQSALTQQNSELQDTRMLTEFLERVELEESQELGGSQYSLGQPLHSEISSAPPLLGLQSSGGGEPLIGSMGDPVEELREAVEMLNDTVRERGRSQSHDQAIQELRSKHATLAVHVEECLCCSKELGLDILEKETDMAIQCEPDRCGLEALQEKQGHLEIAYKVIREEVKEMENQTARMEELCPERVHVLRAKIQAMLQGWTELGKSVTENKSRLQEFVQLQDFFRSYLAMISWTEDTRSYIFSDTALHLGKDGQRPLAAELDVQIEQKFEEFDELADTGRNLLDKEHHLTQMVRERMEELRSMLGWISVHWRAQKQQWLHKKSRQEPFQDNIYSEATMCCSPLTESSAPEVEAHQSHPPPVVTSDEDKFKTAGDTQPSSLSEEKQLEDGYEVMNSIGPRGSEATSSESPKPSIVVLKEPSSPALGGTVNLILSFGNSEDSQVQVLELPARMDQLVEETSEPVHRPTVPQSSTCKNFWRRCQGFLENTMGSLKRKRKIYRQSANEVSTYLHVKDNNLAVAPVYESITLPRQKSCSSAASASPAFLPSSSLPSSLAPVPQMANVTFHPLAGSGSSSIFSSLKRMSKKRKRKKDARRHTIQKIMGVEEQTEGLPHYDSEAITYDTHTWPLKEGRRKKSSLKSGDGVEAMAYMKNSLLKDIETECSGEYSIIPYAVSEGPATNPARSHCRFLSLGSVLSFDLPKDMTLIPSIQDIITIAPPESKKGAGTDPDPHSQRHTALSSFKQTRPTPAVTHSSADIIFPKTQTVVAKDLPQVDNSFQPPLPLEEDEDQTVPCNNLSEAQFSVHEDEEQEWDKMSSEVKTSTAERDGTSQHSQLPIYMNQAQNTAACKHECPSVHTLIRDLNGHQYHKSARPQSVREKSPGPQCLSQASHMVVNLKSTVSVSVRQDSVDSGISTSSSIKLCTEAPCPDNPQPKGVVGRLMSLEVGGLDCAKTRENPVKWTDSAELETDPVHLDRQQFEEEEEELEDIWNQTTNYRRSICSDIMYQPNQGPSDQSREPLSRSPSPKAPAVLYRNLVTASAPNLLVAEFKLAPYLQSLLGYDKQQSPKSQLPPLAIGDRRSWAAFPNREAASKTSVTVNETATDPVKLPDVGDNRRYIYQYREDEEEEAHVGEEVDEHSAFSKDQSMSLLSVHMGLDGVCQQRKASQSLDDMERQEESTATGGRCITLSGKPELQSMEGTLERKHKLQLGGKKAASRGWNSYHAVLYRHTLCFYQDRKDTLRSSACGLPLNLTGAECSPAPEYTKKPNCIRLRLRDGSEYLLNASSRFMMKKWMMKIQANTGRSESVSPLSSVPVDNDPSISLKPFLCSGCHGLAKCHCSSRRDVTSTFPRRKPPGAAQTKEIVVLTREFSHMPQSHLRSVDEQSTISSSDGGCCDGEEDSLKQTMTYRLSGASGDITSSSPRSPVSSGQDWLSNKRRSHSFTSATFQKIKPTLNTPGGRGLERGSNYCVTLVVGDKSSDSVSISRSSEPPLLASAGWQQDACQDSALRSYASLPRPRNKSVFKKFFGKRDL, translated from the exons ATTTCAGCGCCTGAAACGCTAAAGAAAGAGCCTCAGAGGAAAGAAagccatccacacacacagaatgaagCGTCGGCAGCTGTTACGTCCCAGAGTGACTGCTTCACTCAACGCAACTCGCTCTTCAACAAGGAAGTACTGCAG GCAGAGGCGTGGATCAAAGGCAAGCTGCAGGACCTGAAGGATGGATGTAATATTCAGCGCTGCCCCCTGCAGGACTGGGAAGAGGCCTCGCAGACGCTTCAGAGAGACCTCAAAGACTTTGAGAACACCCTAATTCAGCTCAACCAG ATGGGTGAGCAGTTGATCTGCAAGCTGAACCCCACCTCTGATCTGGTGAAGAAGCAGCTCAGCCAGCTTAGGGACCAGTGGCAGACCCTGAAACAGACAGCTGCAAATCAGACGAGGGCCCTGGGTGGAGCCAAGAACCTGCAGGAGTTCAACAAAAAAGTGGACAAACTGGAGGCCTGGATTAAAGAGAag CAGGAAGAGGAGCAGTCTCTGGTGAATGTCCTAGGGGGGAATGTTGACAAAATGCAGCTGACCAGGAGAATTTTAGATCTGAAACAG GATGAGCAGCTATACAGAAACCTCCACGAGGAGATCAACCACTTGGCACTAAAACTGGAGAAACAAGGGAAGACAGATGGCAAAAACATCTCCAGCAAGAGGAAACAcatcaataaaat GTGGCTGAAGGTCCAGTCTCATCTGAAAAACTACCATGAAAATCTTCAGCTGGCACTGGAGGTTTCCTCATTCTACCAACAGGCCGATAATACATTGTTTGCTATTAATAACATG aggaaaagcataTCCGCAGCCAAAGAGCTGGACAGCTTCGGAGATAGAGAAATACGCGACATCGCCAGTCAAATCATG ATGCTAGATGTGAGCCTGTCCCAGGTGTCTAATCTCCATCCTGCCCTGGCGGCCGGCGTCACACAGAAGCAGAGCGAGGTGAAGGACTGCTGGGCGCTTCTTCAGAAAGTTTTCAG GAGTGACCGGACCACACTCTCTCCCACTGGCCCAGCTTTCACCAGGGAAGATGCTGACCCCCTGACACCAGCCCGAGAACCCCAGTGCAATGTGGGAACGGAGATGCAAAGAATCATGGGAAAGGAGGTGAAGGAGGAGCAGAATCGTCTAAAAGGCTGCGTG AGTACTGTTGAGTGTGGGATTGGTAGGAAAACACCGAGCAACCAAAGCCAGGAGCAGCCATCAGTGAACCACACCTCTTCACCCACGGGAGACAGCCCTGCCTGTGCAAATGATGTCATCGTCAGACATCAATTGAAGGGAGAAAG CAGGAAGCCCAGAGCAGAGCCCAGGCTTGCCACGGCCCCGCGAGACCACCCACAGCTTCACACACAGCTCCAGAAGTTCACCGTGTCTGCTGACAAG ACATTGTCCTGGCTGAAAGACAATGTGTCCATGGCCACACAGGTGTGTTCAATAGCCAGCTTTGAGGGGCTGGAGTCCGCCAAGAGGTGTCAACACGCTCTGGAACAAGAAATTCTAACCAACAGGGCCAGGATAGAGGTGGTCAAGCGG GAGGGCCGCGGGCTGGTCCGTGCACAGCACCCAGGCTGCGCCAAGATAGAGGAGTTCCTCGGCCAGCTGGAAGTTCTGTGGGAAGAGCTGCGGAGGAGGCACCAGAGGAACGCTGTGTTTCTGAAGGCCTCAGAGGAGCTGGGTTTTAGG GTTGTAAAAGTGCTCCAGGCCCTGGGCAGCCTGGAAGCCTGGCTGGAGTCCGTAGAGCTTTCCATGAAGGAATCTGCTCTCGCTGGTGACCCTGAAACAATGAGCATGGCTGAGAGGGAGAGCTGTCTGCTGGAGAAAGCGATGGCAGCACGCAGCCTGGAGCTCGGTGCTCTGAGACAGGAGGTGGAGCGCCTCCATAGCCACAGTCACCCACACACACGAGGCCTGCCAGCACGCATGGAGGACGTGGAAAGAAA gTACCACCGTGTCCAAAGTGCCCTGACCCAGCAGAACTCAGAGCTGCAGGACACACGAATGCTGACTGAGTTCCTGGAGCGCGTGGAACTGGAGGAGAGCCAGGAGCTCGGTGGTAGTCAGTACAGCCTGGGCCAG CCTCTTCACAGTGAGATTTCCTCAGCTCCTCCATTGCTGGGACTCCAAAGCAGTGGCGGTGGTGAGCCCCTGATAGGAAGCATGGGGGACCCTGTGGAGGAACTACGAGAGGCCGTAGAGATGCTAAATGACACTGTTAGGGAAAGAGGCCGGTCGCAGAGCCACGACCAGGCCATCCAGGAGCTGCGGAGCAAG CACGCCACCCTGGCGGTGCACGTGGAGGAGTGCTTGTGCTGCAGCAAGGAGCTGGGCCTGGACATCCTGGAGAAAGAGACTGACATGGCCATCCAGTGTGAGCCAGACCGCTGCGGCCTAGAGGCTCTGCAGGAGAAGCAGGGCCACCTGGAG ATTGCCTATAAAGTCATCAGGGAGGAGGTAAAGGAGATGGAGAACCAGACTGCTCGCATGGAGGAGCTGTGCCCAGAGAGAGTGCACGTACTCAGGGCAAAGATCCAGGCTATGCTGCAGGGCTGGACAGAGCTGGGGAAGAGTGTGACGGAGAACAAGTCACGTCTGCAAGAGTTTGTGCAGCTCCAGGACTTCTTCAGGAGCTACCTCGCCATGAT CTCATGGACAGAAGACACCAGGTCGTACATTTTCTCAGATACCGCCTTGCATCTTGGGAAAGATGGCCAGAGGCCACTCGCTGCCGAGCTGGACGTACAGATTGAGCAAAAGTTTGAGGAGTTTGATGAGCTGGCGGACACGGGGAGGAACCTTTTAGACAAAGAACACCACCTCACGCAGATG GTAAGAGAGCGCATGGAGGAACTGAGGAGTATGCTTGGGTGGATTTCGGTGCACTGGAGGGCTCAGAAACAACAATGGCTTCACAAGAAAAGCAGACAGGAGCCTTTCCAAGATAACATTTATTCTGAGGCCACAATGTGCTGCTCTCCATTAACAGAG AGTTCAGCTCCTGAGGTAGAGGCCCACCAGTCCCATCCACCCCCAGTCGTCACCTCCGATGAAGACAAATTTAAGACAGCAGGAGACACCCAGCCCTCATCCCTGTCTGAGGAGAAGCAGTTGGAGGATGGGTATGAGGTCATGAACAGCATCGGACCACGGGGCAGCGAAGCCACCTCCTCAGAGTCTCCCAAACCCTCCATTGTGGTTCTCAAAGAGCCCAGCAGCCCTGCTTTAGGGGGCACGGTCAACCTCATCCTTAGCTTTGGTAACTCCGAGGACAGCCAGGTTCAGGTGCTTGAGCTGCCTGCTAGGATGGACCAGTTAGTGGAGGAGACCTCTGAGCCTGTCCACAGG CCCACTGTGCCTCAATCTTCTACCTGTAAAAACTTTTGGAGGCGCTGCCAGGGGTTTTTGGAAAATACTATGGGTAGTTTAAAGCGAAAGAGAAAGATTTATCGTCAGAGTGCAAACGAG gtAAGTACCTACTTGCATGTCAAGGATAACAACTTGGCTGTGGCCCCTGTGTATGAGAGTATCACCCTGCCCCGCCAAAAGAGCTGCAGCTCTGCAGCCTCAGCCTCCCCTGCTTTCTTGCCGTCCTCCTCCTTGCCGTCTTCCTTGGCGCCTGTACCTCAGATGGCCAACGTAACCTTCCACCCGTTGGCGGGGAGCGGCAGCAGCTCCATCTTCAGCAGCCTTAAGAGAATGAgcaagaagagaaagaggaagaaagacgCTCGCAGACACACAATCCAGAAAATCATGGGAGTGGAGGAGCAAACAGAAGGGCTGCCTCATTATGACAGCGAGGCAATCACGTATGACACACATACGTGGCCTCTGAAGGAAGGCAGAAGGAAGAAGAGTTCTCTAAAGAGTGGGGATGGAGTAGAAGCTATGGCCTATATGAAGAATTCCCTGCTGAAGGACATAGAAACAGAATGTTCAGGAGAGTACAGCATTATTCCATATGCTGTATCAGAGGGGCCGGCCACAAATCCTGCGAGAAGCCACTGCAGATTCCTCTCGTTGGGCTCTGTGCTGAGCTTCGATCTACCCAAGGACATGACCCTCATCCCCAGCATTCAGGACATCATCACTATCGCCCCTCCGGAGTCCAAAAAAGGAGCAGGGACTGATCCAGATCCCCATTCCCAGAGACACACAGCCCTGAGCTCTTTCAAACAGACTCGACCCACTCCAGCTGTCACACACAGTTCAGCAGATATCATTTTCCCTAAAACACAGACAGTTGTGGCGAAAGATCTGCCTCAGGTGGACAACAGCTTCCAACCCCCACTTCCTCTTGAGGAAGATGAGGATCAGACTGTACCATGTAACAACCTGTCTGAAGCCCAGTTCAGTGTGCACGAGGATGAGGAGCAGGAGTGGGACAAAATGTCATCAGAGGTTAAAACCAGTACAGCTGAAAGGGATGGGACCAGCCAGCATTCCCAGCTCCCTATTTATATGAACCAAGCCCAAAATacagctgcatgtaaacacGAATGCCCTAGTGTCCATACGCTTATCCGAGACCTGAATGGACACCAGTACCATAAAAGTGCCAGACCGCAGAGTGTGCGTGAAAAGAGCCCTGGACCTCAGTGTCTGAGCCAAGCTTCTCATATGGTCGTGAATCTGAAGTCCacagtgagtgtgagtgttCGTCAGGACTCGGTTGACTCTGGAATCTCCACCTCCAGCAGTATCAAGCTTTGCACTGAGGCTCCATGTCCAGATAACCCGCAGCCCAAAGGCGTGGTGGGGAGGCTCATGTCCCTTGAGGTGGGAGGTCTAGACTGCGCTAAAACGAGGGAGAACCCCGTAAAATGGACAGACTCAGCAGAGCTAGAAACGGACCCCGTCCACCTCGACCGCCAGCAGtttgaagaggaagaagaagaactggAGGACATCTGGAACCAGACAACCAACTACAGACGGAGCATCTGCTCAGACATCATGTACCAACCCAACCAGGGACCCTCGGACCAATCCAGAGAGCCCCTGTCCCGCTCACCTTCACCCAAGGCCCCGGCTGTGCTCTACAGGAACCTGGTCACAGCCTCAGCACCCAACCTCCTCGTGGCAGAGTTTAAACTGGCGCCCTACCTTCAGAGCTTGCTGGGTTACGACAAGCAACAGAGTCCCAAAAGTCAGCTCCCTCCACTGGCCATAGGAGACAGGAGGTCCTGGGCGGCCTTCCCTAACAGGGAAGCAGCTAGCAAGACCTCAGTGACCGTGAACGAGACGGCAACAGATCCAGTGAAGCTGCCAGATGTGGGGGACAATCGGAGATATATTTATCAATACcgagaggatgaggaggaggaggcacaTGTGGGGGAGGAGGTGGACGAGCACTCAGCTTTTTCGAAG GACCAGTCAATGAGTCTGCTGTCAGTTCACATGGGTTTGGATGGCGTCTGTCAGCAAAGAAAAGCCTCTCAAAGCCTGGACGACATGGAGAGGCAGGAAGAATCTACGGCCACAGGAGGGCGCTGTATCACCCTG AGTGGAAAGCCTGAGCTGCAGTCTATGGAGGGAACGCTGGAGAGGAAGCACAAGCTGCAGCTGGGAGGAAAGAAA GCTGCCTCCAGGGGCTGGAACTCCTACCATGCCGTCCTATATAGACACACCTTGTGCTTCTACCAGGATAGAAAGGATACACTGAGG AGCTCTGCATGTGGCCTGCCTCTGAACCTCACGGGAGCCGAGTGTTCCCCTGCACCAGAGTACACCAAAAAGCCCAACTGCATTCGACTACG GCTCCGTGATGGGTCTGAATATCTGCTCAATGCCTCCTCACGCTTTATGATGAAGAAATGGATGATGAAAATACAAGCAAACACGG ggcGGAGTGAGTCTGTGTCTCCACTATCGAGTGTCCCAGTTGATAACGACCCCTCCATTTCCTT AAAGCCCTTCCTCTGCTCCGGTTGTCATGGTCTCGCCAAATGCCACTGCTCCTCCCGCCGTGATGTCACCTCCACGTTCCCCAGGCGCAAACCGCCGGGCGCCGCCCAAACCAAAGAGATTGTTGTCCTCACCAGAGAGTTCAGTCACATGCCGCAGAGTCATTTAAGGAGTGTGGATGAGCAGTCGACCATCTCATCCTCAGATGGAGGCTGTTGTG ATGGTGAAGAAGACAGTTTAAAGCAGACAATGACCTACAGACTGTCTGGAGCATCCGGAGACATCACCTCTTCCTCCCCTCGCTCCCCGGTCTCCAGCGGTCAGGACTGGCTCAGCAACAAGCGTCGCTCCCACTCCTTCACGTCAG CAACGTTTCAGAAGATCAAACCCACGTTGAACACCCCTGGAGGCAGAGGCCTGGAAAGAGGCTCCAACTACTGCGTGACTCTTGTAGTTGGAGACAAGTCATCGGACAGCGTGTCCATCAGCAGAAGCTCCGAGCCCCCGCTGCTGGCCTCAGCTGGATGGCAGCAGGACGCCTGTCAGGACTCGGCTCTGAGGAGCTACGCCAGCCTGCCACGACCACGCAACAAGTCCGTCTTCAAAAAGTTCTTCGGAAAAAGGGACCTCTGa